In Halomonas denitrificans, the genomic stretch GTGATCGGCGGGGTGATCGGGCGCGGCTTCATGCACGAGTTCTCGTCGTCGCCGGCGCTGATCTCGGTCGCGCTGATCGCCGCCCTGTGGCTTTCGACCGTGATCGAACTCGCCCTGACGGCCCAGTACTATCGCCAGGGCCTCTGATGGGCAATCTCATCGTCAACCGGGTCCGTGAACTGCGGACGTCGGCCGGGATGACCCAGCAGGCGCTGGCCGACGCGGTCGGCGTCTCGCGTCAGACGATCAACGCGATCGAGACCGGTCGCTACATGCCGTCGCTGGAGGTCGCATTGAA encodes the following:
- a CDS encoding helix-turn-helix transcriptional regulator is translated as MVNRVRELRTSAGMTQQALADAVGVSRQTINAIETGRYMPSLEVALKIAGTFEAPTDEVFRLRVD